The following are from one region of the Terriglobales bacterium genome:
- the secE gene encoding preprotein translocase subunit SecE — MAKTATMAAEDSGFTGQVKSWPQRVKTFYNDVRTEMRKVTTPSRKEVQATTIVVIITVFIFGAYFWLVDTVIGHTLDVMLRRLTGH; from the coding sequence ATGGCGAAGACAGCGACAATGGCAGCCGAAGACAGCGGATTTACTGGACAAGTTAAGTCGTGGCCGCAGCGGGTGAAGACGTTCTATAACGACGTGCGCACCGAAATGCGCAAGGTGACCACCCCTAGCCGCAAGGAAGTGCAGGCGACGACGATTGTGGTCATCATCACCGTCTTCATCTTCGGCGCATATTTCTGGCTGGTGGACACCGTGATCGGCCACACCCTCGACGTGATGTTGCGGCGCCTGACGGGCCACTAG
- the rpmG gene encoding 50S ribosomal protein L33 — protein MPREIITMQCTDCKNKNYSTTKNKKTTTERLEMSKFCRKCRKHTSHKEIK, from the coding sequence ATGCCTCGTGAAATCATCACCATGCAGTGCACGGACTGCAAAAACAAGAATTACTCGACGACGAAGAACAAGAAGACTACGACCGAGCGTCTGGAGATGTCGAAGTTCTGCCGTAAGTGCCGCAAGCACACGTCGCACAAAGAGATTAAGTAA